ATGCCGCGGCCGGGTAACCCGGTCACAGGATCCTGGTGACAACGGGTTGCCCGGCCGCGCCCCTTCAGGGGAAGTTGCCAGGGGTGGTGGTCAGCGACCACCACCGCGGAACACCTCCGCGACCGTGCGGAGCACCACCTTGACGTCGAGCCAGAGCGACCAGTTCTCGATGTAGTAGTTGTCGAACCTCGCCCGGTCGGAGATCGGCGTGTCACCACGGAGGCCACTGACCTGCGCGAGCCCGGTGAGCCCGACCGGCACCCGGTGGCGCATCGCGTAGTTGGGGTACTCGGCCGAGAACTTCTCCACGAAGTGCGGACGTTCCGGCCGCGGCCCGACCACGCTCATCTCACCGCGCACGATGTTCCAGAGCTGAGGCAACTCGTCCAGTGACGTACGGCGCATGAACCGCCCGATCGGTCCGACCCGTCGGTCATGCGCGATGGACCAGTTCGTCTGCGACTCCTGCTCATCCACCGGGCGCATCGACCTGAACTTGATGACATTGAACGGCTTGCCGTAGCGGCCGATCCGTTCCTGGTAGAAGAAGATGCCCCGACCGCCGTCGATGAACGTCGCGATCGCGCAGAGCAGCAGCACCGGGCTCAGCAGGACCAGTGCCATCGTGGCGACGAAGACATCGGAGGCCCGCTTGATGGCCCAGCGTGGCCCGGACAGGGTCGTGTCACCGATCTTGGCGATCGGGATGGCGCCGATGTGGTCGGGATAGCCAGCCTGGGAACGGGATCCCCAGAGGCGCGGCACCACCCAGAGGTCGCAGCGCGAGGTGAGCGGCTGGAGCAGGGTTTCGATCAGGGTCGCTTCGGTGCAGTCCGGGTCAGCGATGACCAGGACGTCACAATTCAGCAGCCTGACGAGCTGTTCGACGTTGTCGAGGGTGCCGAGCAGCGGAACCGACCCGGCGTCCTGCCGGGACGGTGCGTCGACGCAGCCAACGAAGCGCAGGCCGTACTGGGGGTAGCGCCTCAGCAGCCGGGCGAGCTC
The window above is part of the Micromonospora sp. LH3U1 genome. Proteins encoded here:
- a CDS encoding sugar transferase, which translates into the protein MPRVERPEPAVAAPTVPGLDTTAVLPYASSRASTGTRFLRAWMMTAPIDVIALLTPLLLTQHYWRGTLANTALTVAIFAAGGLYRARRHVSILDELPILCGRLLASAAVVAIIAAERHASVEYVTGFMRGVALSAVLVIAGRALSRKFTIVARRRRWVEHNAIIIGSGPIGVELARLLRRYPQYGLRFVGCVDAPSRQDAGSVPLLGTLDNVEQLVRLLNCDVLVIADPDCTEATLIETLLQPLTSRCDLWVVPRLWGSRSQAGYPDHIGAIPIAKIGDTTLSGPRWAIKRASDVFVATMALVLLSPVLLLCAIATFIDGGRGIFFYQERIGRYGKPFNVIKFRSMRPVDEQESQTNWSIAHDRRVGPIGRFMRRTSLDELPQLWNIVRGEMSVVGPRPERPHFVEKFSAEYPNYAMRHRVPVGLTGLAQVSGLRGDTPISDRARFDNYYIENWSLWLDVKVVLRTVAEVFRGGGR